The following proteins are encoded in a genomic region of Takifugu rubripes chromosome 9, fTakRub1.2, whole genome shotgun sequence:
- the fgd4a gene encoding FYVE, RhoGEF and PH domain-containing protein 4a isoform X1 gives MKRRRKYWFWSRKGKTTVMCLLCCFEREDKAGCFHSRNVDEDACVAVKIEHSRGLGSSPAVHRRNSSGVQACLSRTGRGSGTKQSQASVNGRGPGSSTRSLSKPQVPPKPLHLQSPVTVSSSPLSRVQKPLLGQGMEEGAGRDRGGRGGGRGFVTREKQSKVLDLINRFEENSSIENKSDSSSMKQIGSKSSNCRPPHRCDQKKADAGEIQENNFSAPSQDAHRQESNGLVDPMEQEKEYEDQQDTNERTAGIINGDIGNRNTGPEDEGSSPQGHWTGTESHTGNEDGTETESVHRQSEGVADQKETNEQKLFKIASEILHTEKAYVARLNLLDQVFCAKLMEEATKGTFPVDVVKNIFSNISSIHTFHSQFLLPDLEKRMGEWVATPRIGDILQKLTPFLKMYAEYVKNFDKAMELLKQWTDRCPQFKATIQEIQSQEICGSLTLQHHMLEPVQRVPRYEMLLKDYLKKLPQDDPDRRDAEKSLEIIATAATHSNSAIRKSENLKKLLEIYEMLGEEEDIVNPSNEFIKEGHILKLAARNTSAMERYLFLFNNMLLYCVPKFSLGGTKYTVRTRIGIDGMKVLETTNEDYPHTFQVSGKERILELQASSEQDKADWLKAFQETIEIFVQKNESFKNALKDGDEVSSAELGKRAPRWIRDNEVTMCMKCKEPFNALMRRRHHCRACGYVVCWKCSDNKVALEYDSNKINKVCKDCFSILKGEGLTEGKKKGILEIEAAQFTGSSIMCGFLQYCEKNKPWQRVWCVIPEKEALVLYLYGAPQDVKAQCTIPLLGYSVDDSIRPADPTASFRLSQSKSIHNFAADTEEIKQRWLKVIRVAVTGEEPESPQTNGSSLDNNTTQETSTDST, from the exons ATGAAGCGAAGGCGCAAGTACTGGTTTTGGAGCCGTAAAGGTAAAACTACAGTGATGTGTCTACTCTGCTGTTTTG AACGGGAAGACAAAGCAGGATGCTTTCACTCTAGGAATGTTGATGAAGACGCCTGCGTGGCGGTGAAAATTGAACACTCCAGAG GTCTGGGCAGCAGTCCAGCAGTCCATCGCAGAAACTCCTCCGGCGTGCAGGCGTGTCTGAGTCGGACAGGCAGAGGGTCAGGCACTAAACAAAGCCAGGCCAGTGTCAATGGAAGAGGCCCTGGCAGCAGTACTCGCTCACTGTCCAAACCACAAG TGCCTCCAAAGCCACTGCATCTCCAGAGCCCAGTGACGGTTTCCTCATCCCCGCTTAGCCGCGTCCAGAAACCACTGCTTGGACAAGGCATGGAGGAGGGAgcggggagagacagaggaggaagaggcggagGAAGGGGGTTTGTGACCCGGGAGAAGCAGTCCAAAGTCTTGGACCTCATCAACCGCTTTGAGGAGAACAG CAGCATCGAGAACAAGAGTGACAGTTCGTCTATGAAACAGATTGGCAGCAAGTCGTCTAACTGCAGACCGCCTCACCGCTGCGACCAAAAAAAGGCAGATGCAGGTGAAATTCAAGAGAATAATTTCTCAGCCCCGTCGCAGGATGCCCACCGACAGGAGTCTAATGGTTTGGTAGATCCGATGGAGCAAGAGAAAGAGTATGAGGACCAACAGGATACAAATGAAAGGACTGCTGGGATTATAAATGGAGATATCGGGAACAGGAACACTGGTCCAGAAGATGAAGGCTCATCTCCACAGGGACACTGGACTGGTACAGAAAGTCATACTGGGAATGAGGACGGTACCGAGACAGAAAGTGTGCACAGACAAAGTGAAGGGGTTGCAGACCAGAAG GAGACAAATGAACAGAAGCTGTTTAAGATTGCCAGTGAGATATTACACACAGAGAAGGCCTATGTGGCCCGACTGAACCTGCTAGACCAG GTATTCTGTGCTAAGCTAATGGAGGAGGCAACTAAAGGGACATTTCCTGTTGATGTAGTGAAGAACATCTTTTCCAACATTTCCTCCATTCACACCTTTCACAGTCAGTTTCTTCTCCCAGACCTGGAGAAGCGCATGGGAGAATG gGTGGCCACACCTCGTATAGGGGATATCCTGCAGAAACTCACACCCTTTCTCAAGATGTATGCCGAGTACGTGAAGAACTTTGACAAAGCTATGGAGCTGCTGAAACAGTGGACTGACCGCTGTCCTCAGTTCAAGGCCACCATTCAGGAGATACAG AGCCAAGAGATCTGTGGCTCTCTGACGCTTCAGCATCACATGCTGGAGCCCGTGCAGAGAGTCCCGCGCTACGAGATGTTGCTGAAAGACTACCTGAAGAAGCTGCCTCAGGATGATCCTGACCGGCGGGATGCAGAAA AATCTTTAGAGATTATCGCCACAGCAGCTACTCACTCCAACAGCGCCATCCGAAAATCC GAGAACCTAAAGAAGCTGTTGGAGATATACGAGATGcttggggaggaggaggacattgtCAACCCCTCGAACGAATTCATCAAAGAGGGACACATCCTGAAGCTGGCAGCCAGGAACACCTCGGCCATGGAGCGATACCTCTTCCTG TTCAACAACATGCTGTTGTACTGCGTCCCCAAGTTCAGCCTGGGAGGGACAAAGTACACGGTGAGGACACGGATAGGCATTGATGGCATGAAGGTGCTTGAGACCACCAATGAGGATTACCCACACACATTCCAGGTTTCTGGGAAGGAGAGAATATTAGAGCTTCAGGCAAg TTCAGAGCAGGACAAAGCAGACTGGCTTAAG gCTTTCCAGGAGACCATCGAGATCTTCGTACAGAAAAATGAGTCTTTCAAGAACGCATTGAAAGACGGGGATGAAGTGTCA AGTGCGGAGCTGGGCAAGCGTGCCCCTCGATGGATCCGCGATAACGAGGTCACGATGTGCATGAAGTGTAAAGAACCTTTTAATGCTCTTATGAGGCGGAGACACCACTGTAGGGCCTGTGGATAC GTCGTCTGCTGGAAGTGTTCGGACAACAAGGTTGCGCTAGAATATGACAGCAACAAGATCAACAAAGTATGCAAAGACTGTTTTTCCATCCTGAAGGGAGAGGGCTTGACTGAAGGAAAGAAGAAGGGCATCCTGGAG ATCGAGGCAGCTCAGTTCACAGGCAGTAGCATCATGTGTGGCTTCCTGCAGTACTGTGAGAAAAACAAGCCCTGGCAGAGAGTGTGGTGTGTCATCCCCGAGAAGGAGGCTCTTGTGCTCTATCTCTACGGAGCTCCGCAG GATGTGAAGGCTCAGTGCACTATTCCTCTCTTGGGCTACTCTGTGGATGACAGCATCCGGCCAGCGGACCCCACGGCCAGCTTCCGCCTCTCTCAGTcaaagtccatccacaactttgCTGCTGATACCGAGGAGATTAAGCAACGCTGGCTGAAGGTGATCCGAGTGGCGGTGACGGGAGAAGAGCCAGAATCCCCTCAGACCAACGGCAGTAGTTTGGACAACAACACCACGCAGGAAACTTCTACTGACAGCACATGA
- the fgd4a gene encoding FYVE, RhoGEF and PH domain-containing protein 4a isoform X4 gives MDNDCVGEGSEKSLPQWRRHLTEREDKAGCFHSRNVDEDACVAVKIEHSRGLGSSPAVHRRNSSGVQACLSRTGRGSGTKQSQASVNGRGPGSSTRSLSKPQVPPKPLHLQSPVTVSSSPLSRVQKPLLGQGMEEGAGRDRGGRGGGRGFVTREKQSKVLDLINRFEENSSIENKSDSSSMKQIGSKSSNCRPPHRCDQKKADAGEIQENNFSAPSQDAHRQESNGLVDPMEQEKEYEDQQDTNERTAGIINGDIGNRNTGPEDEGSSPQGHWTGTESHTGNEDGTETESVHRQSEGVADQKETNEQKLFKIASEILHTEKAYVARLNLLDQVFCAKLMEEATKGTFPVDVVKNIFSNISSIHTFHSQFLLPDLEKRMGEWVATPRIGDILQKLTPFLKMYAEYVKNFDKAMELLKQWTDRCPQFKATIQEIQSQEICGSLTLQHHMLEPVQRVPRYEMLLKDYLKKLPQDDPDRRDAEKSLEIIATAATHSNSAIRKSENLKKLLEIYEMLGEEEDIVNPSNEFIKEGHILKLAARNTSAMERYLFLFNNMLLYCVPKFSLGGTKYTVRTRIGIDGMKVLETTNEDYPHTFQVSGKERILELQASSEQDKADWLKAFQETIEIFVQKNESFKNALKDGDEVSSAELGKRAPRWIRDNEVTMCMKCKEPFNALMRRRHHCRACGYVVCWKCSDNKVALEYDSNKINKVCKDCFSILKGEGLTEGKKKGILEIEAAQFTGSSIMCGFLQYCEKNKPWQRVWCVIPEKEALVLYLYGAPQDVKAQCTIPLLGYSVDDSIRPADPTASFRLSQSKSIHNFAADTEEIKQRWLKVIRVAVTGEEPESPQTNGSSLDNNTTQETSTDST, from the exons ATGGATAACGATTGCGTGGGTGAAGGGAGCGAAAAATCCCTGCCTCAGTGGAGAAGACATCTCACAG AACGGGAAGACAAAGCAGGATGCTTTCACTCTAGGAATGTTGATGAAGACGCCTGCGTGGCGGTGAAAATTGAACACTCCAGAG GTCTGGGCAGCAGTCCAGCAGTCCATCGCAGAAACTCCTCCGGCGTGCAGGCGTGTCTGAGTCGGACAGGCAGAGGGTCAGGCACTAAACAAAGCCAGGCCAGTGTCAATGGAAGAGGCCCTGGCAGCAGTACTCGCTCACTGTCCAAACCACAAG TGCCTCCAAAGCCACTGCATCTCCAGAGCCCAGTGACGGTTTCCTCATCCCCGCTTAGCCGCGTCCAGAAACCACTGCTTGGACAAGGCATGGAGGAGGGAgcggggagagacagaggaggaagaggcggagGAAGGGGGTTTGTGACCCGGGAGAAGCAGTCCAAAGTCTTGGACCTCATCAACCGCTTTGAGGAGAACAG CAGCATCGAGAACAAGAGTGACAGTTCGTCTATGAAACAGATTGGCAGCAAGTCGTCTAACTGCAGACCGCCTCACCGCTGCGACCAAAAAAAGGCAGATGCAGGTGAAATTCAAGAGAATAATTTCTCAGCCCCGTCGCAGGATGCCCACCGACAGGAGTCTAATGGTTTGGTAGATCCGATGGAGCAAGAGAAAGAGTATGAGGACCAACAGGATACAAATGAAAGGACTGCTGGGATTATAAATGGAGATATCGGGAACAGGAACACTGGTCCAGAAGATGAAGGCTCATCTCCACAGGGACACTGGACTGGTACAGAAAGTCATACTGGGAATGAGGACGGTACCGAGACAGAAAGTGTGCACAGACAAAGTGAAGGGGTTGCAGACCAGAAG GAGACAAATGAACAGAAGCTGTTTAAGATTGCCAGTGAGATATTACACACAGAGAAGGCCTATGTGGCCCGACTGAACCTGCTAGACCAG GTATTCTGTGCTAAGCTAATGGAGGAGGCAACTAAAGGGACATTTCCTGTTGATGTAGTGAAGAACATCTTTTCCAACATTTCCTCCATTCACACCTTTCACAGTCAGTTTCTTCTCCCAGACCTGGAGAAGCGCATGGGAGAATG gGTGGCCACACCTCGTATAGGGGATATCCTGCAGAAACTCACACCCTTTCTCAAGATGTATGCCGAGTACGTGAAGAACTTTGACAAAGCTATGGAGCTGCTGAAACAGTGGACTGACCGCTGTCCTCAGTTCAAGGCCACCATTCAGGAGATACAG AGCCAAGAGATCTGTGGCTCTCTGACGCTTCAGCATCACATGCTGGAGCCCGTGCAGAGAGTCCCGCGCTACGAGATGTTGCTGAAAGACTACCTGAAGAAGCTGCCTCAGGATGATCCTGACCGGCGGGATGCAGAAA AATCTTTAGAGATTATCGCCACAGCAGCTACTCACTCCAACAGCGCCATCCGAAAATCC GAGAACCTAAAGAAGCTGTTGGAGATATACGAGATGcttggggaggaggaggacattgtCAACCCCTCGAACGAATTCATCAAAGAGGGACACATCCTGAAGCTGGCAGCCAGGAACACCTCGGCCATGGAGCGATACCTCTTCCTG TTCAACAACATGCTGTTGTACTGCGTCCCCAAGTTCAGCCTGGGAGGGACAAAGTACACGGTGAGGACACGGATAGGCATTGATGGCATGAAGGTGCTTGAGACCACCAATGAGGATTACCCACACACATTCCAGGTTTCTGGGAAGGAGAGAATATTAGAGCTTCAGGCAAg TTCAGAGCAGGACAAAGCAGACTGGCTTAAG gCTTTCCAGGAGACCATCGAGATCTTCGTACAGAAAAATGAGTCTTTCAAGAACGCATTGAAAGACGGGGATGAAGTGTCA AGTGCGGAGCTGGGCAAGCGTGCCCCTCGATGGATCCGCGATAACGAGGTCACGATGTGCATGAAGTGTAAAGAACCTTTTAATGCTCTTATGAGGCGGAGACACCACTGTAGGGCCTGTGGATAC GTCGTCTGCTGGAAGTGTTCGGACAACAAGGTTGCGCTAGAATATGACAGCAACAAGATCAACAAAGTATGCAAAGACTGTTTTTCCATCCTGAAGGGAGAGGGCTTGACTGAAGGAAAGAAGAAGGGCATCCTGGAG ATCGAGGCAGCTCAGTTCACAGGCAGTAGCATCATGTGTGGCTTCCTGCAGTACTGTGAGAAAAACAAGCCCTGGCAGAGAGTGTGGTGTGTCATCCCCGAGAAGGAGGCTCTTGTGCTCTATCTCTACGGAGCTCCGCAG GATGTGAAGGCTCAGTGCACTATTCCTCTCTTGGGCTACTCTGTGGATGACAGCATCCGGCCAGCGGACCCCACGGCCAGCTTCCGCCTCTCTCAGTcaaagtccatccacaactttgCTGCTGATACCGAGGAGATTAAGCAACGCTGGCTGAAGGTGATCCGAGTGGCGGTGACGGGAGAAGAGCCAGAATCCCCTCAGACCAACGGCAGTAGTTTGGACAACAACACCACGCAGGAAACTTCTACTGACAGCACATGA
- the fgd4a gene encoding FYVE, RhoGEF and PH domain-containing protein 4a isoform X5 has product MMEFSLRGWWSQLEREDKAGCFHSRNVDEDACVAVKIEHSRGLGSSPAVHRRNSSGVQACLSRTGRGSGTKQSQASVNGRGPGSSTRSLSKPQVPPKPLHLQSPVTVSSSPLSRVQKPLLGQGMEEGAGRDRGGRGGGRGFVTREKQSKVLDLINRFEENSSIENKSDSSSMKQIGSKSSNCRPPHRCDQKKADAGEIQENNFSAPSQDAHRQESNGLVDPMEQEKEYEDQQDTNERTAGIINGDIGNRNTGPEDEGSSPQGHWTGTESHTGNEDGTETESVHRQSEGVADQKETNEQKLFKIASEILHTEKAYVARLNLLDQVFCAKLMEEATKGTFPVDVVKNIFSNISSIHTFHSQFLLPDLEKRMGEWVATPRIGDILQKLTPFLKMYAEYVKNFDKAMELLKQWTDRCPQFKATIQEIQSQEICGSLTLQHHMLEPVQRVPRYEMLLKDYLKKLPQDDPDRRDAEKSLEIIATAATHSNSAIRKSENLKKLLEIYEMLGEEEDIVNPSNEFIKEGHILKLAARNTSAMERYLFLFNNMLLYCVPKFSLGGTKYTVRTRIGIDGMKVLETTNEDYPHTFQVSGKERILELQASSEQDKADWLKAFQETIEIFVQKNESFKNALKDGDEVSSAELGKRAPRWIRDNEVTMCMKCKEPFNALMRRRHHCRACGYVVCWKCSDNKVALEYDSNKINKVCKDCFSILKGEGLTEGKKKGILEIEAAQFTGSSIMCGFLQYCEKNKPWQRVWCVIPEKEALVLYLYGAPQDVKAQCTIPLLGYSVDDSIRPADPTASFRLSQSKSIHNFAADTEEIKQRWLKVIRVAVTGEEPESPQTNGSSLDNNTTQETSTDST; this is encoded by the exons ATGATGGAGTTTTCACTGAGGGGGTGGTGGTCACAGTTAG AACGGGAAGACAAAGCAGGATGCTTTCACTCTAGGAATGTTGATGAAGACGCCTGCGTGGCGGTGAAAATTGAACACTCCAGAG GTCTGGGCAGCAGTCCAGCAGTCCATCGCAGAAACTCCTCCGGCGTGCAGGCGTGTCTGAGTCGGACAGGCAGAGGGTCAGGCACTAAACAAAGCCAGGCCAGTGTCAATGGAAGAGGCCCTGGCAGCAGTACTCGCTCACTGTCCAAACCACAAG TGCCTCCAAAGCCACTGCATCTCCAGAGCCCAGTGACGGTTTCCTCATCCCCGCTTAGCCGCGTCCAGAAACCACTGCTTGGACAAGGCATGGAGGAGGGAgcggggagagacagaggaggaagaggcggagGAAGGGGGTTTGTGACCCGGGAGAAGCAGTCCAAAGTCTTGGACCTCATCAACCGCTTTGAGGAGAACAG CAGCATCGAGAACAAGAGTGACAGTTCGTCTATGAAACAGATTGGCAGCAAGTCGTCTAACTGCAGACCGCCTCACCGCTGCGACCAAAAAAAGGCAGATGCAGGTGAAATTCAAGAGAATAATTTCTCAGCCCCGTCGCAGGATGCCCACCGACAGGAGTCTAATGGTTTGGTAGATCCGATGGAGCAAGAGAAAGAGTATGAGGACCAACAGGATACAAATGAAAGGACTGCTGGGATTATAAATGGAGATATCGGGAACAGGAACACTGGTCCAGAAGATGAAGGCTCATCTCCACAGGGACACTGGACTGGTACAGAAAGTCATACTGGGAATGAGGACGGTACCGAGACAGAAAGTGTGCACAGACAAAGTGAAGGGGTTGCAGACCAGAAG GAGACAAATGAACAGAAGCTGTTTAAGATTGCCAGTGAGATATTACACACAGAGAAGGCCTATGTGGCCCGACTGAACCTGCTAGACCAG GTATTCTGTGCTAAGCTAATGGAGGAGGCAACTAAAGGGACATTTCCTGTTGATGTAGTGAAGAACATCTTTTCCAACATTTCCTCCATTCACACCTTTCACAGTCAGTTTCTTCTCCCAGACCTGGAGAAGCGCATGGGAGAATG gGTGGCCACACCTCGTATAGGGGATATCCTGCAGAAACTCACACCCTTTCTCAAGATGTATGCCGAGTACGTGAAGAACTTTGACAAAGCTATGGAGCTGCTGAAACAGTGGACTGACCGCTGTCCTCAGTTCAAGGCCACCATTCAGGAGATACAG AGCCAAGAGATCTGTGGCTCTCTGACGCTTCAGCATCACATGCTGGAGCCCGTGCAGAGAGTCCCGCGCTACGAGATGTTGCTGAAAGACTACCTGAAGAAGCTGCCTCAGGATGATCCTGACCGGCGGGATGCAGAAA AATCTTTAGAGATTATCGCCACAGCAGCTACTCACTCCAACAGCGCCATCCGAAAATCC GAGAACCTAAAGAAGCTGTTGGAGATATACGAGATGcttggggaggaggaggacattgtCAACCCCTCGAACGAATTCATCAAAGAGGGACACATCCTGAAGCTGGCAGCCAGGAACACCTCGGCCATGGAGCGATACCTCTTCCTG TTCAACAACATGCTGTTGTACTGCGTCCCCAAGTTCAGCCTGGGAGGGACAAAGTACACGGTGAGGACACGGATAGGCATTGATGGCATGAAGGTGCTTGAGACCACCAATGAGGATTACCCACACACATTCCAGGTTTCTGGGAAGGAGAGAATATTAGAGCTTCAGGCAAg TTCAGAGCAGGACAAAGCAGACTGGCTTAAG gCTTTCCAGGAGACCATCGAGATCTTCGTACAGAAAAATGAGTCTTTCAAGAACGCATTGAAAGACGGGGATGAAGTGTCA AGTGCGGAGCTGGGCAAGCGTGCCCCTCGATGGATCCGCGATAACGAGGTCACGATGTGCATGAAGTGTAAAGAACCTTTTAATGCTCTTATGAGGCGGAGACACCACTGTAGGGCCTGTGGATAC GTCGTCTGCTGGAAGTGTTCGGACAACAAGGTTGCGCTAGAATATGACAGCAACAAGATCAACAAAGTATGCAAAGACTGTTTTTCCATCCTGAAGGGAGAGGGCTTGACTGAAGGAAAGAAGAAGGGCATCCTGGAG ATCGAGGCAGCTCAGTTCACAGGCAGTAGCATCATGTGTGGCTTCCTGCAGTACTGTGAGAAAAACAAGCCCTGGCAGAGAGTGTGGTGTGTCATCCCCGAGAAGGAGGCTCTTGTGCTCTATCTCTACGGAGCTCCGCAG GATGTGAAGGCTCAGTGCACTATTCCTCTCTTGGGCTACTCTGTGGATGACAGCATCCGGCCAGCGGACCCCACGGCCAGCTTCCGCCTCTCTCAGTcaaagtccatccacaactttgCTGCTGATACCGAGGAGATTAAGCAACGCTGGCTGAAGGTGATCCGAGTGGCGGTGACGGGAGAAGAGCCAGAATCCCCTCAGACCAACGGCAGTAGTTTGGACAACAACACCACGCAGGAAACTTCTACTGACAGCACATGA
- the fgd4a gene encoding FYVE, RhoGEF and PH domain-containing protein 4a isoform X2: MKRRRKYWFWSRKGKTTVMCLLCCFEREDKAGCFHSRNVDEDACVAVKIEHSRGLGSSPAVHRRNSSGVQACLSRTGRGSGTKQSQASVNGRGPGSSTRSLSKPQVPPKPLHLQSPVTVSSSPLSRVQKPLLGQGMEEGAGRDRGGRGGGRGFVTREKQSKVLDLINRFEENSIENKSDSSSMKQIGSKSSNCRPPHRCDQKKADAGEIQENNFSAPSQDAHRQESNGLVDPMEQEKEYEDQQDTNERTAGIINGDIGNRNTGPEDEGSSPQGHWTGTESHTGNEDGTETESVHRQSEGVADQKETNEQKLFKIASEILHTEKAYVARLNLLDQVFCAKLMEEATKGTFPVDVVKNIFSNISSIHTFHSQFLLPDLEKRMGEWVATPRIGDILQKLTPFLKMYAEYVKNFDKAMELLKQWTDRCPQFKATIQEIQSQEICGSLTLQHHMLEPVQRVPRYEMLLKDYLKKLPQDDPDRRDAEKSLEIIATAATHSNSAIRKSENLKKLLEIYEMLGEEEDIVNPSNEFIKEGHILKLAARNTSAMERYLFLFNNMLLYCVPKFSLGGTKYTVRTRIGIDGMKVLETTNEDYPHTFQVSGKERILELQASSEQDKADWLKAFQETIEIFVQKNESFKNALKDGDEVSSAELGKRAPRWIRDNEVTMCMKCKEPFNALMRRRHHCRACGYVVCWKCSDNKVALEYDSNKINKVCKDCFSILKGEGLTEGKKKGILEIEAAQFTGSSIMCGFLQYCEKNKPWQRVWCVIPEKEALVLYLYGAPQDVKAQCTIPLLGYSVDDSIRPADPTASFRLSQSKSIHNFAADTEEIKQRWLKVIRVAVTGEEPESPQTNGSSLDNNTTQETSTDST, encoded by the exons ATGAAGCGAAGGCGCAAGTACTGGTTTTGGAGCCGTAAAGGTAAAACTACAGTGATGTGTCTACTCTGCTGTTTTG AACGGGAAGACAAAGCAGGATGCTTTCACTCTAGGAATGTTGATGAAGACGCCTGCGTGGCGGTGAAAATTGAACACTCCAGAG GTCTGGGCAGCAGTCCAGCAGTCCATCGCAGAAACTCCTCCGGCGTGCAGGCGTGTCTGAGTCGGACAGGCAGAGGGTCAGGCACTAAACAAAGCCAGGCCAGTGTCAATGGAAGAGGCCCTGGCAGCAGTACTCGCTCACTGTCCAAACCACAAG TGCCTCCAAAGCCACTGCATCTCCAGAGCCCAGTGACGGTTTCCTCATCCCCGCTTAGCCGCGTCCAGAAACCACTGCTTGGACAAGGCATGGAGGAGGGAgcggggagagacagaggaggaagaggcggagGAAGGGGGTTTGTGACCCGGGAGAAGCAGTCCAAAGTCTTGGACCTCATCAACCGCTTTGAGGAGAACAG CATCGAGAACAAGAGTGACAGTTCGTCTATGAAACAGATTGGCAGCAAGTCGTCTAACTGCAGACCGCCTCACCGCTGCGACCAAAAAAAGGCAGATGCAGGTGAAATTCAAGAGAATAATTTCTCAGCCCCGTCGCAGGATGCCCACCGACAGGAGTCTAATGGTTTGGTAGATCCGATGGAGCAAGAGAAAGAGTATGAGGACCAACAGGATACAAATGAAAGGACTGCTGGGATTATAAATGGAGATATCGGGAACAGGAACACTGGTCCAGAAGATGAAGGCTCATCTCCACAGGGACACTGGACTGGTACAGAAAGTCATACTGGGAATGAGGACGGTACCGAGACAGAAAGTGTGCACAGACAAAGTGAAGGGGTTGCAGACCAGAAG GAGACAAATGAACAGAAGCTGTTTAAGATTGCCAGTGAGATATTACACACAGAGAAGGCCTATGTGGCCCGACTGAACCTGCTAGACCAG GTATTCTGTGCTAAGCTAATGGAGGAGGCAACTAAAGGGACATTTCCTGTTGATGTAGTGAAGAACATCTTTTCCAACATTTCCTCCATTCACACCTTTCACAGTCAGTTTCTTCTCCCAGACCTGGAGAAGCGCATGGGAGAATG gGTGGCCACACCTCGTATAGGGGATATCCTGCAGAAACTCACACCCTTTCTCAAGATGTATGCCGAGTACGTGAAGAACTTTGACAAAGCTATGGAGCTGCTGAAACAGTGGACTGACCGCTGTCCTCAGTTCAAGGCCACCATTCAGGAGATACAG AGCCAAGAGATCTGTGGCTCTCTGACGCTTCAGCATCACATGCTGGAGCCCGTGCAGAGAGTCCCGCGCTACGAGATGTTGCTGAAAGACTACCTGAAGAAGCTGCCTCAGGATGATCCTGACCGGCGGGATGCAGAAA AATCTTTAGAGATTATCGCCACAGCAGCTACTCACTCCAACAGCGCCATCCGAAAATCC GAGAACCTAAAGAAGCTGTTGGAGATATACGAGATGcttggggaggaggaggacattgtCAACCCCTCGAACGAATTCATCAAAGAGGGACACATCCTGAAGCTGGCAGCCAGGAACACCTCGGCCATGGAGCGATACCTCTTCCTG TTCAACAACATGCTGTTGTACTGCGTCCCCAAGTTCAGCCTGGGAGGGACAAAGTACACGGTGAGGACACGGATAGGCATTGATGGCATGAAGGTGCTTGAGACCACCAATGAGGATTACCCACACACATTCCAGGTTTCTGGGAAGGAGAGAATATTAGAGCTTCAGGCAAg TTCAGAGCAGGACAAAGCAGACTGGCTTAAG gCTTTCCAGGAGACCATCGAGATCTTCGTACAGAAAAATGAGTCTTTCAAGAACGCATTGAAAGACGGGGATGAAGTGTCA AGTGCGGAGCTGGGCAAGCGTGCCCCTCGATGGATCCGCGATAACGAGGTCACGATGTGCATGAAGTGTAAAGAACCTTTTAATGCTCTTATGAGGCGGAGACACCACTGTAGGGCCTGTGGATAC GTCGTCTGCTGGAAGTGTTCGGACAACAAGGTTGCGCTAGAATATGACAGCAACAAGATCAACAAAGTATGCAAAGACTGTTTTTCCATCCTGAAGGGAGAGGGCTTGACTGAAGGAAAGAAGAAGGGCATCCTGGAG ATCGAGGCAGCTCAGTTCACAGGCAGTAGCATCATGTGTGGCTTCCTGCAGTACTGTGAGAAAAACAAGCCCTGGCAGAGAGTGTGGTGTGTCATCCCCGAGAAGGAGGCTCTTGTGCTCTATCTCTACGGAGCTCCGCAG GATGTGAAGGCTCAGTGCACTATTCCTCTCTTGGGCTACTCTGTGGATGACAGCATCCGGCCAGCGGACCCCACGGCCAGCTTCCGCCTCTCTCAGTcaaagtccatccacaactttgCTGCTGATACCGAGGAGATTAAGCAACGCTGGCTGAAGGTGATCCGAGTGGCGGTGACGGGAGAAGAGCCAGAATCCCCTCAGACCAACGGCAGTAGTTTGGACAACAACACCACGCAGGAAACTTCTACTGACAGCACATGA